A portion of the Sabethes cyaneus chromosome 3, idSabCyanKW18_F2, whole genome shotgun sequence genome contains these proteins:
- the LOC128741447 gene encoding perlucin-like: protein MSSLTRLLLLLSLMTYCFGQDLKCASSTKFHIPNVEGNWFQATEYCNSIGMRLAVITNDQDNANAVALAKSDRKYQPAVWIGGSDLGRKGDYYWQPTGAKFSYTRWQPGQPDNYENTEDCTELRADNNWNWNDRNCVSVQHFLCENVESKKVTILF from the exons ATGTCCTCACTAACTCGTCTGCTGTTGTTGCTTAGTCTTATGACTTACTGTTTCGGACAGGACCTAAAGTGTGCATCGAGTACTAAATTTCACATCCCAAATGTTGAG GGCAACTGGTTCCAAGCGACGGAGTATTGCAATTCGATCGGAATGCGCTTGGCAGTGATAACGAACGATCAGGATAATGCCAATGCGGTTGCACTGGCAAAATCGGACCGTAAATACCAGCCCGCCGTTTGGATCGGTGGAAGTGATCTCGGCCGGAAAGGTGATTACTACTGGCAACCAACGGGGGCAAAGTTCAGCTACACCCGCTGGCAACCCGGACAGCCGGATAACTATGAGAATACCGAAGATTGCACGGAACTTCGAGCCGATAACAACTGGAATTGGAATGATAGGAACTGCGTGAGTGTGCAGCATTTCCTGTGTGAAAACGTCGAATCGAAAAAAGTGACGATACTGTTTTGA